AGTGCGCCTGCTCCACACTTAGAATCCGCTGCAAGTGGTGGGAAAGTTCCCATTTGGTGTGTGTCGTTGTCATTCAAATCAACTGCTTCAAGACCATTGTCAACAAAGTCATTGTTGAGGGTTGGCGGAATTTGCTGTCCTTGTTGTAGATTTAACAACTTTTGTTGTCTTCATGTCAGATCCACTGTATTTGGTCTTGTGCACATTTAATGAACAatcgcacacacaaaaatgtgctCTTTTAGATTAcgttaaaaatattaaatcatGGAACGTAAAAGTTCATTAATTTTCCTCTATTTTCTCTAACGTACACGTTTTTTAGTGGTGCTTTGGTTTGAGATGGACCTTAGCCTAGTTGAATTTTGTCCATAGGCAAACAAACTTTCATATTCATGCACATCTGTTGACAACAAAAGTACTCACTCAACCTAATCCACCTTTTATTCATTACGATACCACATTGTAGTTATATGAACAATCAACTAtatacaaaagaaaacaatcaaaTACTTGATATACGTatcatattcttttttttaaaggttttattaTCCAAATGCATCATGTAAATACCAGTATTGTACTGATTTCCAGCATGGCTATTAGTATTGGTATTAGACTGTTACTGGAGTAACATGACATCACAGGTATCGAACAATGTGCCGATGCTGTGTAATATGTACTGTAATTTTTGAGATTCCAATTGTAGTTTCTAATTGGTGGTCTCCCTACCCAAGATTTATGCACACCACcgtttgaaaaaaaaccaagataatgatagatgtccaatcaattggCATCAAATCATTTTTCTGATGGGAATTTTAATGAGTTCAACAGTAGTAGACatctaattcatttgaagtgggagggtggcaccGAATGAGTATTCACTGcaaaccctcccacttcaaattaattggatgtctTGCGCCGTAAATAGCAGGCAATGTGTTAACCGAGGTCTGATCAAGCCGTGGTAGCAATTGCTTTACATTCAAGTGAGCATGCAGGCATTTATTACTAGAAAATATCTTTATATTAGTGGCATTGGCCAATACCACACAGCTGGGCGTCGGTATCAGGAGCCAAAAATGGTATCGGCGCAACATCAGTGTAAGTGCTTGTATATAAAGTAAAAGTACTTATTAAACTTCTGCAGTTCAGTAAAAGTAAAATAGTGCAAGCTCAGAAATGTCAACAAAAGCATAAAACAATATTGCAGACTATATTATATTGTAGATGAATATTTGCCGTCTATAATATGATATATGAATGCTTTCCATCATTCCtccaaaaaatagaaatattccAATCTTTTGTTTCTTGTAAATCAGTTAATTAATATCGCTGACAGATCTCGAAAGACAAAAATTTAATAGCCAGATTTACATTCAGTACTCCAAAAATTTGATGCGTGGAGGACAAGTTAAATTTTACATCTCATAGTTTCACACCCAAATAAGAACTAAAtaataaccaaaaaaaaacctattatTAGATTTTAACCTTCAGAAGATGTTAACCAAAATTCCCATTACTATTGCAGATTATGCTGGGACAATGGGcatccaaatcatttttttaggagaATTAAGGCCAACCAGcttttatttaatgtttaacTCTTGAATCCAAAATGATTACTGCTGTCAGGCTGTCAATATGTTCTCAGTGTATAATCCAGTTGGACGACTGTCTCCATGTAAGGGCTTTACAGCCTGCGTATTAGCATAACACTCATTGCAGCCACAACATTTTGTCAAGCTTCTGACCTCTCGCTTTTGTAAATCTTTGCCCAATCTGCTCTGATAGTATGCCCCAGACATGAGCTAAAGGTCAAATAAGGGTTCTTAAGACTATCAACCTAATCTGCTCAGTAAAGATGACTCAAATGCTCTAACGTGATTAGGAGAAAACCCCGCCCCTTACGATCTTTCTTCGTTAAACACCTTAGTGCCGTAATCTAGCAGCCACAAGTAACCTCGTTAGCTCATTTCATCAGCTGCTGCTCTTGACAGTGATATTATGTATACCTACATCTTTAACGATTCATACTTTtcccaaccgcttatcctcactaggggtgtggggggtgctggagcctatcccagctgacttcgggccaaaggcgggggacaccctgaatttgtggccagccgatcgcgtgtgcggtcgattggtcgcggtcttttggtcaccccgaccgcaacaacgggcgaccaaaagaccggcgaccaaaagaccggcgaccaaaagaccggcgaccaaaagaccggcgaccaaaagaccgacgaccaaaagaccggtgacaaaacaaggtaaaacaacacggtttacgcatcaataaaagccaacaatggctctgagcagtttcactgagccgacgtgtgagtgtatgagtttgtatgtacatgagttgtccccttaggaagggacgtcagtcagggtcttaacaagttctccaacaaaaaacaataatagtacgggaaatttggagcttttctgtagcctaataattaattattaaattacaaattacaagattccgtaactatcagttatttaggtcttttgccgagtaaacgcagcttacggagaagcaccaccaatttcgtcacacgcagtttctgggtgtgatgacaagtaggcttttttgttgttgataatgacgacagggcctatgtccgattattattactattaatagggcattaagtatgactaaatagtaattcgcagtttgtatttacggaatttgagcaacgatttaaatggtaattatcacttaccttccgggcgaccaaaagaccggcgaccaatcgaccgtgtaccgccaatcgcagggcacaaggagacaaacaaccattcacgctcactctcctacctaggggcaatttagagtgtccaatcagcctactatgcatatttttggaatgtgggaggaaaccagagtaccctgagaaaacccacataggcttggggagaacatgcagactccacacaggtgaagtCTACAGGTACAATGATGCTAATCAGTCCTCATTTATCCAGATGGTAATCCAGAGTAACGTCAAAAGAATGAGTTAGTGTGACATCATTAAATCTGCACTTACCATTCGCTCTTGCTTAAAGGTCAACAGCATGTTTCCACACGACATTGTCTGTTTGATACAACAAGAGTTGAGCAGAGGTTGTGACCATGGtgtaatcttaaaaaaaaagaacctttGACTCACTCAAACATTATACATAGAATCTAAAGAGCGGGCACACAAAGAGGAAAGATAATTGTATCATCTGCTCTAATGGTAGCAATTGCAACAATAGTGGCTATGACCTGGATGCAATGGGGGAGCGGGAAGGACGTGGCCTTTGCGGCGACATTTGCTCAGGAAACGGCGCCCCGGCCAAGAGTCAGGGCGCCAGGGAGCGGCCGACTCGTCTGCCACTGTCAAGCCTCAATTCACAGCCCTACACAACAGCCAGGCATCACCCTGACCCTGTGGGCGTGACACCCAACCTTTGCCTTAACCTCCTGACCGCCATTCACAGCTGAATTTGACCTGTTTGGGTGGGGCAGGGCTCTGGGTCAGCCGGAGGGGATGAGATGAACGAGAGATGACTCGGGATATTGAATGTGGGGAAGACTAATATCGGAGAACTAtcattggaggaaaaaaaacgtctgCTCATGGAAATTAGATATTGCTGATAAATAAGAGGAACTTCAAAACATAGTATGTCGGTataaatgacaaagaaaaatattgggACTTCTACTTCTGTGCTGTATTGTTGCCCCTTGGCTGGAATGGTACAAAAGTCTGCTTTAATAAATACTCTTATATGATTGGTCGTTGGTTAAGTTTATTAtccaaattttcttttttggagGTTACGTCTTATAGTCATgcatacaaaacatttttacttcGCGCCTTTCCCAGAGGAGGCGTCACAAAGTGCTTTGCATTTGTATTCACATTCAAACAAGAATGGGCAACTGCTACCAAACCACTTGCCCACTATTTTCCTCAAACATATACTTTACACTGGTCTTGTGCATACTATATTATGTAATAGGTCATttctaatatttttgtttttaaagaagcAATCCCAACAGCTTAATGGTGCTATGAAATACCacagcaagtgactttaaaattaTAGCAGACCAAAGTATAAACACAAATACATCAGAAAAGTAAAAAAGGACCTAATATcgaaataaaatattaattactCTCCTTTCCAAGATGCCTTggctcctcccacttcaaagAGAAGATGATTTTACACCCAGTGAGTGAACTTATATTAAcaccaattctggttgtgacatcacaaccagaattggtgGAAAAAAGCGGGCAATCCCCAGTGCATAGTTTTAGGTGGAATAATgatgaaatggttaaaaaatcAGATAAATTCGTTTTCAAAATTACATTAGtgcatcattttaaattgttgacAGTCACTATTTCAAAGCAACCATTTTAAGGTGTTAGATGAGTTGACTCTGTGAAGTATAATAACATCACAGAATAGTCTCTTCCCTCTTCCAATCGGAATCTTCCCCTGTCGCCCTTGATGTTTCTCTCTGGATTTGCTGACTCTCCATCATGGCAGCCAGTTTCTGCTCCAGCTTCCACACCTGCTCTCTGTATTTTCTTCGAATGTGTCTGTAGGAGCTCAAGGCCTTACTGAAATGCAGACATTGCAACACGACTCGGTTTCACTCGCACATCATTTCTGTACCGTTTGCAACAATGAGAGGAATGACACGACAAGGTAGATTTTATACCTTTGAGCCTGTGCGATCCAAGCAACATGCTCGTCACTGTCCTTGCTGTCTGTAAACGTTGCATTCATTGACTCATAAACTAAAGACAGTCTCTTCTTTAGGACTTGTTCCCTTAAAGCAAAAGAGGAGATGAATTGCAGAATGTTCATTTCTGAGGCAAATCAAGTCATCTTCAACGGGACTTATGGCTTGGACCGCATTTTTTCCCTCTAAGCTAGTGAACAAGAGTCAAAGCTTGCTTATGACAACTACTAGGAAAGGGGACAGAACATCAATTTGAAACCGTATGCTTATTACTAAACACCTCACCTATGAAGAAGCGCCTGCAGCTCTTTCAAAATAGGCCTCGTCCTCAGCCCGATCACGTCGCCATCACTGCACAATTTACTCTGAAACATCGAGGAAAATACACAGTCTCGGTGAACAACATTGCACAGATaatctggtactcggacgtttggtcaaacggacgtttggtcgaacggacgtttggtcgaacggacgttcggtcgaccggacgtttggtcgaccggacgtttggtcgaccggacgtttggtcgatcggacgtttggtcgaacggacgtttggtcgctgggttgttactgttgaaaccagctctcaaaattataatcatgagagagagagtgagtttaatatctaaatatcaaatatcaaaatatcaacagtaaactctctgtcataatttgacagcgagcgaacccggcgaccaaacgtccgttcgaccaaacgtctgttcgaccaaacgtccgttcgactaaacatccggtcgaccaaacgtccggggaccaaacgtctttcgacgaaacgtccggtcacggataatataaataaatgagcaTTTTTTGTGCGTTTAATGACCAACTGATACGCTATTTGAAACCGTGTTGTAACAAGAGTGAACTGCACGAAGATATGTTGTGTTATGTCCTTGTCCTTTGACCGTGGCAGAGGTGTGAAGAGCAGCACTAATCTAAAGACCTTGTTTAACCAAAATATCCTCCTCAGCCTGAAGGGATTCTCTGCTTTACTCGCTGAATGTATAATTTCCCATGTGGGACAGCCAGATTTGAATCGGGTCTGTCACCGAAGACTAATGTCCTGCTCCCTCTTGTACATTTCACCTTGACTTTGTGTAACTTGGAAAAAGTAAAGCCAAATTGTGCCATTGTTTGTACTGTCTACCTGTTGTTCAGTCTTGCGCTCTCCTGGCTCTTCTTGGAGGTTTTCGGAAATGCATGCTCCGGAACCTTCTTGGGATTTTTGGGTCGCCACACTCCATTCCAGACATCTCAGCTCTTTCTCCTTCAGACGAATAAGAGCACGCAGATCTGACATTTCCTCCTGGATTAAGCAACAAAATACATTCACATGATAATCAACAACTGTCTTTCCGGTTTTATTCAAAGACGGTGACTCGTTCATCAAACGTAGTGGGAAGGTGCActttggccagaggaagaatgaGTTTATATTTATGAGCAACTGGTTAACAAATGGCCTAAAaaccataaaaatatgaaatcaatACCATCCCAAATAAATATTTCCAACTCCACCATCACATTTGTTTGAATTGATACTAAAAAGGCTTTTTAGAAACAAGAAAACCGTTGCCCATTTTTGTACTCCTGGATTATTCGGTATCTTCATAATTAGTCTTGACTCATTTGGTATGTTGGAAATTTGGTCCAAGGACAAGTAAATTTACTCTTATGAGCtatatgttttaatatttcGCATATAGATTATTTTGAGTGGGCGGCCTGGCAGATGAATGGTTAGAACAGGTTCTAAATCAGGGGTtggaaaactattccacaaaaggcctGCAGTGGGTGCGAGCTTTCGTTCCAGTAACTTGGAAAAGTAAAAGCAAAAGTTTAAAGAGGAAAACTTTCCACAAAtctggattgcagtcaggtgcttctaactgtctgtgctggattggttggaacaaaaacccgcacccacagcggcccttgaggactagtttgcccacccctgttccAAATTGTCCTGTAATTGCCAAAGACAGGTAACTACACATTCTGGTGGCTTTTAATCAGCTAACTCTGTAGGGAACTAAATAAATGAACTAATCTTCTGAATTAACTTTGTTTTAATAAGTATCATTTTACCTGTAGAATATTGAACCAAATGACCTTAATTCACACTGACGGAGaatgtagagtgttcaaccatatataattaagttttttttatgaaatgtatttttttatatttataacaAATATGATCATGGTTACTGGTTATGTTAGGTTAGAAGAGAAGGCTTTGCTGGTTCTGGCGGTTCACCACTTCTAAGTTAGTTTTTAAACGTATCTTCaaatatattcaatttttttttacacaaactgttttattttttttatatacattttactGCACAGGGAAATTGTTTTCAAGCTTTTGACTCTATACAGATTtggtatttttgaaaatattttcattcatttactcattcattttccaaaacacttatcctcacaagggtcacaggggtgctggagcctatcctagctaactatgggcaccaggcaccctcaatcagtggccagccaatcacagggcatatagagatggacaactattcatgatcacactcatacctaggggcaatgtagtgtttaaccagccttatctgcaagtttttgggatgtgggagaaacccggagtacccagagaaaaccaatgcaagcccagggagaacatgcaaacccacctggcatcaaacccttgaccccagtaCAGCGAGGCCGACaccctaaccactcattcaccaggtggcccaaaatattttcaatcattcttatttatttaatataaaagaTGTAACGTACTCTTATGAACTACATGTTGTAGTGTCTTGCACATGGattattgaaaaatgaattggttGGGAGGTAAAATGTCATCCAACTGCATATACACCTCCGTAATCTAGGAAATAAatggcattttatttgttttgctaACAAAAATAGGTCAATCTAGATGTGTTTGCAAGCAAAACTTTGTTTTTGCCATGATTGCGGATGTCCCTGAAGTGGACGCTCTTACCCTGGCTGTGATCAGCTCATGGAACAGATAATTCTTATCTCGCTTTCTTTCAGCAGGCTTGCTGCTCTCTTTTGATAAGTGTCCCACTCTCAGCCCAGCAGGGTAAACGGCATCCAGGGTAATTTTGACTTCTGCTTGATGTGGACGTGGCCTCGCAAGGCCGATGGCTGTCCGGTCAACTTTCAGCCTCTCAATTAACTGACGGAGCGCGACCTCTCGATCAGTCAGTTCAGGGGTTCTGCAGTTACAAATGCCATTGCTTTTATTATTACCTTGACGTGCTATGGATTCTTTGAAAACATCACCTCCGTGTTGTATGCATTTCCACCTCTCCGGTCCCGTCTCCTCTTGTGAAAGAGGTCGACAACTCTTCGCTAACCATTTCCCTATGCTGGGGTGATGGATTTCCAAATTGTTGCGAGTCATCTACGCCTGCCaaggacaaaaaacaacaaaaaacaacagttGTTGTTTATAGACAGAAAGCACACACCCATTGCTTATACATGGATAGTAAACACTTAAAATCTTCGTTCGAAAACCTGCTCTGGCGGTCTGCAGAAGAAGGCTTTCTTGACTCTGAGTGTCATAAAGAGACAAAAGTTCACTGTAGGCTCCTTCGCACTCATCACTGgtgaaaagaacaaaacaaagcacAATGTGACATGATTTTGTGTTGGGCACAGGAAAAGGGTTATGTTAtatcaaatgtgtcaaagtggcggcccgggggccaaatctggcccgccgcatcattttgtgtggcccgggaaagtaaatcatgagtgccgactttctgttttaggataaaattaaaatgaagagtatagatgtatattaaatttcctgattttcccccttttaaatcaataattgtaattttgtaatcaattttttctgtgtttttagttcaaaaatcattttgtaaactctaaaaatatttaaaaaaagctaaaataaacattgttttagatctataaaaactgaatattcagggcttttaatccagttcttttaatccatttataaaaaaaaatctaaatattatttctaaaatggtccggcccacgtgaaatcaagttgacgttaaagcggcccgcgaaccaacccaagtctgacacctgTGTGTCATATATTATGTTCCAAGCGTGTTTTATTTGTATACCAGTATCTGAGCGCCAGGTGCATGGCAGAGCAGTCAGCCTCCAGCCGCTTTAGCGTCACGCTGATCTGCTCGCACTCGATCGTCTTTCGTTCCAAAGCAACAGTCAGGTGTTCATTCCTGGCCTTCAGACCCTCAATTTGTCTGTAAAACACCAGAGGGATGATTGGCTACTTTTATGGTGCACCAGGTGTATTGAGAAATTACAAGATATAGAAAGATATCATTGCTGTAAATGCCGCAGGTGTATATAGTCTTTACatgagtatgttttttttctgatgtgcTTAGGCTTTTGCGCCTTGCATTTGAAAATGGGTACATATGTAATTTCTGCTACTTACGTTGTGAGAAATCAGGATTTGAATGGTTTTACAAGGTGGGAAAAACTGgttgttttgaaaagaaaaatattctgTTTAAATGACCTTATTTTAGAGATTTCTTTTAGGGCCACGTGCAAGTTGAAGAGGGGTGGGGTCTTGTAGCTTGGACTTATTTTCTTTGGGTATTTGGGTTTACTACATTAACTCTCCCAACACGTTCCCAAATTTAGTTATAAAACATCCTGACTCTCAACTCAGCCATTACTGCAAATTGATTGACTGTTCCATGCATACCATTACTTTGATCCATATGActgacattttcattaaaatagtgACAGAAATTAGTCAATATATCTATTTGGCAAGGCAGAGGTCACCAGGTACCTCTTGTAAATTTAGCTCAATGTTGATGAGATCTGATTTTCTCGAAAGCCaatcaaaatataaacaaaGATTTACAGATGCAAAGTCTTCCATATATAGCAGATTCCACATTATTGGGAGAGATCATTGACATGATTGTTGTCTTTAAAGGGACCAACAACACCTACTATAACTGTAATTCATGTGAAAGATGGTTGTTCAAAGTACTTCGATATGCAAATTGCAAATCTCTTAGACCTCTAataatagaatttaaaaaaaaaaaaaaaacacctataaCATGTAATTTAGTCTTGGTCGTAGTAGTTGTAGTCGTAGTCGTAGtaatagtagtcgtagtagtagtagtcgtagtaatagtagtcctagtagtagtcatagtcctagtagtagtcatagtcgtagtagtagtcatagtcgtagtagtagtcatagtggtagtagtagtactcatagtcttagtagtagtagttgtcagtcgtagtagtcatagtagtagtagttgtcgtcGCCGTCGTAGTATCAGCAGTATCAATAAAAGTAGTACTAGcattggtggtggtagtagtagctgcatcagtagtagtagtgtcaatagtagtagtagtagcggtggtagtagtagtagtagtagtagtagtagtagtagtagcggaagtagtagtagtagccatactagtagtagaagtagtagtagtcatagaactagtagaagtaatagtagcagtagtagtagtagtagtagtaattggaGGTTGTCAACATTGACATTGTTACTGACCTGTTGAGCCGTTCCACCTCAGTCTCCATGCTAACAGGGCTTTGGCAAGGACTTCCAAACATGACAAAGCTCAGTGGGGAGCTCTCACCTCCTGACGATAATGATCCACCTGTAGCTCTTCTGAGAAGTAAAGGAGAATTTGGAAAGGAAGAGCAGGCCCTTTCTGCACTAAGAGGCCCAGTGATGCTCGAAGATCTGGCTGAGGGAGAGCAAACGGCAGACCTCCATCCCCTGTGCTGACCCACCTATTGAAAGAGAAGGGTAGGAC
Above is a genomic segment from Stigmatopora argus isolate UIUO_Sarg chromosome 8, RoL_Sarg_1.0, whole genome shotgun sequence containing:
- the ushbp1 gene encoding colorectal mutant cancer protein — translated: MEEFSLVRCDSLDRGPCSDKELMTPLDHRPLYPQVEPSPAELAQCEAEVGTLLSIIAEVSKKMGSLKAPSEAGDLRPPSPLFPDLLSHRLVRSSPEKNSATDVNYRLSRLYQGGSNLVWTELKGALTAVEDSIHCRRSWAAPIAFSDREKPKEHLRAAQDSWAKASKVLEEMEKEFGISFPSEAAKETFQELVTGKHFGTPPLQAQRGELQRAHSVSHVEEDKSKVGQHRGWRSAVCSPSARSSSITGPLSAERACSSFPNSPLLLRRATGGSLSSGGESSPLSFVMFGSPCQSPVSMETEVERLNRQIEGLKARNEHLTVALERKTIECEQISVTLKRLEADCSAMHLALRYCDECEGAYSELLSLYDTQSQESLLLQTARAGVDDSQQFGNPSPQHREMVSEELSTSFTRGDGTGEVEMHTTRRTPELTDREVALRQLIERLKVDRTAIGLARPRPHQAEVKITLDAVYPAGLRVGHLSKESSKPAERKRDKNYLFHELITAREEMSDLRALIRLKEKELRCLEWSVATQKSQEGSGACISENLQEEPGERKTEQQSKLCSDGDVIGLRTRPILKELQALLHREQVLKKRLSLVYESMNATFTDSKDSDEHVAWIAQAQSKALSSYRHIRRKYREQVWKLEQKLAAMMESQQIQRETSRATGEDSDWKREETIL